Proteins co-encoded in one Alcanivorax sp. genomic window:
- a CDS encoding ABC transporter ATP-binding protein, with product MAIIELKNLWKEYGDQVVLERLNATVQEGEFITIVGASGCGKTTFLKLLLGTEEGTRGELLLDGKPLPAEPDESRGIVFQRYSVLSHLTALENVMLGGELESNRWLGVTFGKKRRQLRKTALDMLESVGLGQAADKYPHELSGGMQQRLALAQALIKRPRILLLDEPFGALDPGIRADMHKLVLSLWKQQKLTVFMITHDITEGFYLGTRLWVFDKPRLDPQAPGAYGARVTYDLPVGDCANGTLTNINQTVTRTSRVLNDTL from the coding sequence ATGGCCATTATCGAACTGAAAAACCTGTGGAAGGAGTACGGTGATCAGGTCGTCCTGGAGCGGCTCAATGCCACCGTGCAGGAAGGTGAATTCATCACCATTGTCGGCGCCTCCGGCTGCGGAAAAACCACCTTCCTGAAACTGCTGCTTGGCACTGAAGAAGGCACCCGCGGCGAATTGCTGCTGGATGGAAAGCCGTTACCGGCGGAGCCAGACGAAAGCCGTGGGATCGTGTTCCAGCGCTATTCCGTGCTCAGCCACCTGACCGCGCTGGAAAACGTCATGCTCGGCGGTGAACTGGAAAGCAACCGCTGGCTGGGCGTTACGTTCGGCAAGAAGCGTCGCCAGCTTCGCAAGACCGCCCTCGACATGCTTGAGTCCGTGGGACTGGGTCAGGCCGCAGACAAATACCCCCATGAGCTTTCCGGTGGTATGCAGCAACGTCTTGCCCTGGCCCAGGCATTGATAAAGCGGCCTCGCATTCTGCTACTGGACGAACCGTTCGGTGCACTGGACCCGGGTATCCGTGCCGACATGCACAAGCTGGTGCTGAGCCTGTGGAAGCAACAGAAACTGACGGTGTTCATGATCACCCATGACATCACTGAAGGCTTCTATCTGGGCACCCGCCTGTGGGTCTTCGACAAACCCCGTCTTGATCCCCAGGCCCCCGGTGCCTACGGCGCGCGGGTCACCTATGACCTGCCCGTGGGCGATTGCGCCAACGGCACTCTGACCAATATCAATCAGACCGTGACACGAACCAGTCGCGTTCTTAACGACACCCTGTAA
- the uca gene encoding urea carboxylase codes for MFNKVLIANRGAIATRVTRTLKTLGVKAVAVFAEADRDSLHVNHADEAFCLGEGSARDTYLNQEKLFALMEAHGVQAVHPGYGFLSENPDFVKGCEARGIAFIGPTPEQMDTFGLKHTARALAEKTGVPLLPGTDLLTDKDAALKAADEIGYPVMLKSTAGGGGIGMQICESAESLDKAWDSVRRLSANNFSNDGVFIEKYIARARHIEVQVFGDGKGKAITLGERDCSAQRRHQKVLEETPAPNLPDAVRSELQDTARALMEAVQYRNAGTVEFILDQDTNAFYFLEVNTRLQVEHGVTEQIFGVDLVEWMVKLAAGDLPPLDSLGPFTPKGHAIQARVYAEDPNKDFQPSAGLLTAVTFPEADGKGLRIDHWVEGGLTVSPLFDPMLAKVIIHEADRDSALTALGHTLDNITLEGIETNREYVCAILNDPVFAEGRMTTRYLNDFHYQPFTLDVLAGGTMTTVQDYPGRSGYWPVGVPPSGPFDNLSFRLGNGLLGNDENAAGLEFTLNGPTLKFNQATRIALTGADMHATLDDAPLASYQVIKVHAGQVLKLGKVSGEGARAYLAIAGGLQCTPYLGSRSTFTLGQFGGHGGRALRTGDVLHFAPDNGPSSDRVVPDSLKPKLGKQWTLRVIYGPHGAPDFFSDDDMAMFFSTDWQVHYNSSRTGIRLVGPKPEWARSDGGEAGMHPSNIHDNAYAVGTVDFTGDMPVILGPDGPSLGGFVCPATVVLADRWKLGQLKAGDTLRFEAISLEDADALAAEQDACVSALSEPVKKVETAPITTPILVALSEEQVGVDVVYRAAGDRYLLVEYGPLVLDLRLRFRADALMLWLEEQKLEGVIELTPGIRSLQVHFDPQVLPRDILLKTLTDAERALQEKKDLEVPSRIVHIPLSWDDEACHQAIEKYMQSVRKDAPWCPSNLEFIRRINGLDSIDEVKKILFSASYVVMGLGDVYLGAPVATPYDPRHRLVTTKYNPARTWTAENSVGIGGAYLCVYGMEGPGGYQFVGRTLQMWNRYRKTGAFDKPWLLRFFDQIRFYEVSHEELNQIRRDFPKGEYPIKIEETTFNLSEYQRFLDDNQNEIEAFTESRNRAFDEELQRWVESGQINFQSEQDLDADNGTEEVDGTPVESPVAGNIWKLNVAEGDSVNEGDVVAVLESMKMEIEIYAPASGTVAAIARQEGQQINAGQAIMVLD; via the coding sequence ATGTTCAACAAGGTTCTGATTGCCAACCGCGGTGCCATTGCCACCCGTGTTACCCGAACGCTCAAGACCCTCGGCGTGAAAGCCGTGGCCGTCTTTGCCGAAGCCGACCGGGATTCCCTGCATGTGAATCACGCCGACGAGGCATTCTGTCTGGGTGAAGGTAGCGCCCGTGACACCTACTTGAATCAGGAAAAACTGTTTGCGTTGATGGAAGCCCATGGCGTGCAAGCGGTGCACCCCGGTTATGGCTTCCTCAGTGAAAATCCGGACTTTGTGAAAGGCTGTGAAGCCCGCGGCATTGCCTTTATCGGTCCAACCCCGGAACAGATGGATACCTTCGGGCTCAAGCACACCGCCCGGGCGCTGGCTGAAAAAACCGGCGTTCCCTTGCTGCCCGGTACCGATCTGCTCACCGACAAAGACGCCGCCCTGAAAGCCGCTGACGAGATCGGTTACCCGGTGATGCTGAAGAGTACCGCCGGCGGTGGCGGTATCGGCATGCAGATCTGTGAAAGTGCAGAGAGTCTGGACAAGGCCTGGGATTCGGTACGCCGGCTCAGCGCCAACAATTTTTCCAACGATGGCGTCTTTATCGAGAAGTATATTGCCCGTGCCCGCCATATCGAGGTTCAGGTGTTTGGTGATGGCAAGGGCAAGGCGATAACCCTGGGTGAACGGGACTGCTCGGCCCAGCGCCGCCATCAAAAGGTGCTGGAGGAAACCCCCGCCCCCAATCTGCCCGATGCAGTGCGTAGCGAACTGCAGGACACCGCCCGCGCCTTGATGGAAGCGGTACAGTACCGCAACGCGGGCACCGTGGAGTTTATTCTCGACCAGGACACCAACGCTTTCTACTTTCTGGAAGTTAACACCCGGCTACAGGTGGAGCACGGTGTCACCGAACAGATCTTCGGCGTAGACCTGGTGGAATGGATGGTGAAACTGGCTGCCGGCGATCTGCCGCCCCTGGACAGTCTCGGCCCCTTCACCCCGAAAGGCCATGCCATTCAGGCCCGGGTTTACGCGGAAGACCCCAACAAGGACTTCCAGCCCAGTGCCGGCCTGTTGACCGCTGTCACGTTCCCGGAAGCCGATGGCAAAGGACTGCGTATTGATCACTGGGTGGAAGGCGGCCTCACCGTCTCTCCCCTGTTCGATCCCATGCTCGCCAAGGTGATCATTCATGAAGCAGATCGCGACAGCGCCCTGACGGCATTGGGCCATACGCTGGACAACATCACGCTGGAAGGTATCGAAACCAACCGCGAATACGTGTGCGCCATTCTCAACGATCCGGTATTCGCGGAAGGCCGGATGACCACCCGTTACCTGAACGACTTCCATTACCAGCCGTTCACTCTGGATGTGCTGGCCGGCGGTACCATGACCACGGTACAGGATTACCCGGGTCGCAGTGGTTACTGGCCCGTGGGTGTGCCGCCGTCAGGCCCTTTCGATAACCTCAGCTTCCGGCTTGGCAATGGTTTGCTGGGCAATGACGAAAACGCAGCAGGACTGGAATTCACGCTTAACGGCCCGACCCTGAAATTCAACCAGGCCACCCGTATTGCCCTCACCGGTGCTGACATGCACGCCACCCTGGATGATGCCCCGCTGGCAAGCTACCAGGTCATCAAGGTGCATGCCGGCCAGGTGTTGAAACTGGGCAAGGTCAGCGGCGAAGGCGCCCGCGCCTATCTGGCCATTGCCGGTGGGTTGCAGTGCACGCCCTATCTGGGTTCGCGCAGCACCTTTACTCTCGGCCAGTTTGGTGGTCATGGTGGGCGAGCCCTGCGCACCGGTGACGTTCTTCACTTTGCCCCCGACAACGGCCCCAGCAGCGATCGGGTGGTGCCAGACAGCCTCAAGCCGAAGCTCGGCAAACAGTGGACCCTGCGGGTAATCTACGGCCCCCATGGCGCCCCGGATTTTTTCTCCGACGACGACATGGCCATGTTCTTCTCCACCGACTGGCAGGTGCACTATAACTCCAGCCGTACCGGCATTCGCCTGGTGGGCCCCAAGCCTGAATGGGCTCGTAGTGACGGTGGCGAAGCGGGCATGCACCCTTCCAATATTCATGACAATGCCTATGCGGTAGGGACCGTGGATTTCACCGGTGATATGCCTGTCATTCTTGGCCCGGACGGCCCTTCTCTGGGTGGCTTTGTCTGCCCTGCCACCGTGGTACTGGCCGACCGCTGGAAACTGGGGCAACTGAAGGCCGGCGATACCCTGCGCTTTGAAGCCATCAGCCTGGAGGATGCGGACGCGCTGGCTGCCGAGCAGGATGCCTGTGTCAGCGCACTGAGTGAGCCGGTCAAAAAAGTCGAAACCGCGCCCATCACCACACCGATTCTGGTCGCGTTGTCGGAAGAACAAGTGGGTGTCGACGTGGTCTACCGTGCTGCGGGGGATCGTTACCTGCTGGTGGAATACGGTCCGCTGGTGCTGGACCTGCGTCTGCGTTTCCGCGCCGATGCGTTGATGCTGTGGCTGGAAGAACAGAAGCTTGAGGGTGTCATCGAACTGACCCCGGGTATTCGCTCTCTGCAGGTTCATTTCGATCCGCAGGTGCTGCCCCGCGATATCCTGCTGAAGACCCTGACCGACGCTGAACGGGCCCTGCAGGAAAAGAAGGATCTGGAGGTCCCCTCCCGTATCGTGCATATCCCGCTGAGCTGGGATGACGAGGCCTGCCATCAGGCCATCGAGAAATACATGCAGTCGGTGCGCAAGGACGCCCCCTGGTGCCCCTCCAACCTGGAGTTCATTCGCCGTATCAACGGCCTGGACAGCATTGATGAGGTGAAAAAGATCCTGTTCAGTGCCAGCTATGTGGTGATGGGGCTGGGGGATGTGTACCTGGGTGCCCCGGTGGCCACGCCTTACGATCCCCGCCATCGCCTGGTGACCACCAAGTACAACCCGGCGCGTACCTGGACAGCGGAAAATTCCGTGGGTATTGGCGGCGCCTATCTGTGTGTCTATGGCATGGAAGGCCCGGGGGGTTACCAGTTTGTGGGCCGCACCCTGCAGATGTGGAATCGCTATCGCAAGACCGGGGCGTTCGACAAGCCCTGGTTGTTGCGCTTTTTCGACCAGATTCGTTTCTACGAGGTGAGCCACGAGGAACTCAACCAGATCCGCCGGGACTTCCCCAAGGGCGAATATCCCATCAAGATCGAAGAGACCACCTTCAATCTGAGCGAGTACCAGCGTTTTCTGGATGACAATCAGAATGAGATTGAAGCGTTCACTGAATCCCGCAACCGGGCCTTTGATGAAGAGCTGCAACGCTGGGTGGAAAGTGGCCAGATCAACTTCCAGTCTGAACAGGATCTGGATGCGGACAATGGCACTGAAGAAGTGGACGGCACCCCGGTGGAATCACCGGTGGCCGGTAATATCTGGAAACTGAACGTGGCCGAAGGCGACAGCGTGAACGAAGGTGACGTGGTGGCCGTGCTCGAATCCATGAAAATGGAAATCGAAATCTACGCCCCCGCTTCCGGAACGGTTGCGGCCATTGCCCGCCAGGAAGGCCAGCAGATCAATGCGGGGCAGGCGATCATGGTGCTGGATTGA
- a CDS encoding urea amidolyase associated protein UAAP2 gives MIKESSRQPDQASFREVVAAGDYFIRTISKGQTVRLLDLEGNQAADTLFYSAEDPAERYSAMDTIREQGNVYLTAGTTLMTNRMNPLLEIVADTCGRHDTLGGACATESNTVRYDLEKRCMHACRDSWMLAVNEHPEFHLAKQDITHNINFFMNVPVTAEGGLTFEDGISAPGKYVELTACMDTVILISNCPQLNNPCNGYNPTPIEVLIWND, from the coding sequence ATGATCAAAGAAAGTTCACGACAACCAGATCAGGCCAGCTTTCGTGAAGTGGTGGCGGCCGGAGATTATTTTATCCGCACTATCAGCAAAGGCCAGACGGTTCGCCTGCTGGATCTGGAAGGCAACCAGGCTGCAGACACCCTTTTCTACAGCGCCGAAGATCCCGCCGAACGCTACAGCGCCATGGACACCATCCGCGAACAGGGCAATGTCTACCTCACCGCCGGCACCACGCTGATGACTAACCGCATGAACCCTTTGTTGGAAATCGTTGCTGACACTTGTGGCCGTCACGATACTCTGGGCGGCGCCTGTGCCACTGAAAGCAACACCGTGCGCTACGATCTGGAAAAGCGCTGCATGCATGCCTGCCGGGACAGCTGGATGCTGGCCGTCAATGAGCACCCGGAATTTCATCTGGCCAAGCAGGACATCACTCACAACATCAACTTCTTCATGAATGTGCCGGTGACTGCCGAGGGCGGGCTCACTTTCGAAGACGGCATTTCCGCGCCGGGCAAGTATGTGGAGCTGACCGCCTGCATGGATACAGTGATCCTGATTTCCAACTGCCCGCAGTTGAACAATCCCTGTAACGGCTACAACCCGACACCCATTGAAGTACTGATCTGGAACGATTGA
- a CDS encoding ABC transporter permease subunit — protein MKKLINRRPGNAMNWALGLLPFLLLIIAYMVASDARLAENPNDKLLPALDSFVQAIDRMAFEPSKRSGDYLLWADTLASLQRLAIGVAISALIAVVVGIGNGTIPLIRSTFSPLVTGLSLVPPMAILPVLFIIFGLGELAKVMLIIIGITPFMIRDLQQRAMEIPAEQIIKLQTLGANTWQIVTRLVWPQIMPRLISAVRLSLGPAWLFLIAAEAIAATEGLGYRIFLVRRYLSMDVILPYVVWITLLAFAIDFMLSRYSQWRYPWFHQQGH, from the coding sequence ATGAAGAAACTGATCAACCGTCGCCCCGGCAATGCCATGAACTGGGCGTTGGGACTCTTGCCCTTCCTGCTGCTGATCATCGCCTACATGGTGGCGTCCGACGCACGACTGGCAGAGAACCCCAACGACAAGTTGCTGCCCGCCCTGGACAGTTTCGTTCAAGCCATCGACCGCATGGCCTTCGAACCCAGCAAGCGCAGCGGCGATTACCTTTTGTGGGCTGACACACTGGCCAGCCTGCAACGGCTTGCCATTGGTGTGGCCATCAGTGCATTGATCGCGGTGGTGGTGGGCATCGGCAACGGCACCATTCCGCTGATTCGTTCCACCTTTTCCCCATTGGTCACCGGGCTCTCGCTGGTGCCCCCCATGGCGATTCTGCCCGTGTTGTTCATCATCTTCGGACTGGGGGAACTGGCCAAGGTCATGCTGATCATTATTGGTATTACCCCCTTCATGATTCGCGACCTGCAACAGCGAGCCATGGAAATCCCCGCCGAGCAGATCATCAAGCTGCAGACCCTGGGCGCCAATACCTGGCAGATCGTCACTCGTCTGGTGTGGCCGCAGATAATGCCGCGACTGATCAGCGCCGTGCGACTGTCGCTGGGCCCGGCCTGGTTGTTCCTGATTGCCGCCGAAGCTATCGCAGCCACCGAAGGGCTGGGCTACCGGATCTTCCTGGTCCGGCGGTACCTGTCCATGGACGTGATCTTGCCCTACGTGGTGTGGATCACTCTGCTGGCGTTTGCCATCGACTTCATGCTTAGCCGCTATTCGCAATGGCGCTATCCCTGGTTCCACCAGCAAGGACATTAA
- a CDS encoding urea amidolyase associated protein UAAP1, giving the protein MSESLYTTTLPGSAHWSLRVRRGMQLRFTDLEGGANLSVLMYNPEMLLEKYNAPDSLKGQHTFKLTKGNCLYSDMGRVFASIVEDDFGWHDTVCGTLSEKTLKEKYAVRSYQDCHNEWTLSGEHSFLTELAKYGLTERDMAANLNLFSKVAADDEGNLVFDPSVARAGASVTLRFEMDTLVILHSCPHPLDPAEEYPMKPVQIEMLKAAPVTEDDFCKNFRPENGRAFENNRLYHLGL; this is encoded by the coding sequence ATGAGCGAAAGCCTTTACACCACCACCCTGCCCGGCAGCGCCCACTGGTCGCTGCGGGTACGCCGCGGCATGCAGCTGCGCTTCACCGATCTGGAGGGTGGCGCCAACCTCTCCGTACTGATGTACAACCCCGAGATGCTTCTTGAGAAGTACAACGCCCCGGACAGCCTCAAGGGCCAACACACTTTCAAGCTGACCAAAGGCAACTGTCTTTATTCCGATATGGGTCGCGTATTTGCCTCCATCGTGGAAGACGATTTCGGCTGGCACGACACCGTGTGTGGCACCCTCAGTGAAAAGACCCTGAAAGAAAAATACGCCGTGCGCTCCTACCAGGATTGCCACAATGAATGGACCCTGAGTGGTGAACACAGCTTCCTGACCGAACTGGCCAAGTACGGTCTCACCGAACGGGACATGGCCGCTAACCTGAATCTGTTTTCCAAAGTGGCGGCGGATGATGAGGGCAACCTGGTGTTCGATCCTTCCGTGGCCCGCGCCGGTGCCAGCGTTACCCTGCGCTTCGAAATGGACACCCTGGTGATCCTGCACAGCTGCCCACACCCGCTGGATCCGGCGGAGGAATATCCCATGAAGCCGGTGCAGATCGAGATGCTGAAAGCCGCCCCCGTAACAGAGGATGATTTCTGCAAGAACTTCCGCCCGGAAAACGGCCGTGCGTTCGAAAACAATCGCCTCTACCACCTGGGATTGTAA
- a CDS encoding FG-GAP-like repeat-containing protein, which translates to MKAGTLLARYSMVPWAIVVVLTLSACGGSGGGSAGAAATPAGSGSTPPPEPVDPVEDDPEVTLNSWLRSVINEKGLTGDPAAARQVAQTTPAEDPAVKLGQLLFFSHTLSGDRTVSCATCHMPDFGGSDALSLGVGVSPVDAAQVGPARRLDATTDLDPAADGKPNMHRNSQTVFNAALYDRSLSYDGRVFVVDQAVMPGGKGQSIRTPDTGNLTDGSGADGLLEVFSKFPLTNHNEMRGYLFSALSEDEYREHLVARLRGTVDTDLLSDDGSSNWLALFQAAFDQPDASAEQVITLVNVQRALAAYMSSMSFVDSPWKRFVQGEESAITLKAKQGAQLFFAGKDEGGLGCASCHSGDFFTNEKFYNVGFPQIGRGFLRPEKDDIGRWNSTRLEADKYAFRVPSLLNVQVTMPYGHAGTFDQLEDVIRYHANPRVGLALFDFGLQQLAQFKGTESYDYAEGHSQAVQDATSFLLAEPLLPGRDLDDDELDRLVVFLRTLSDPCVRDNVCRNQWRPTAEEDPDGNLLVAGVNPTFDGDTPVDPDPGTGEPPVDPADYPKTVALNFTAPARTTFAELASCNEQPAPFVVNSGLPVFVGRHLFAFGLYDGLGRPLHPHGFNPETWNLDKVFSIEPVMIAGGVSAGYLDDDCWLDLAYAGGEESGMVFYRNRGGQLGFDAMDLLDDDPGGKFTGTALADLNGDYRREMLFGNVQSPTLPIYSSNDAGGYYSVAKVPMSRNTYGISFADANHDGYPELFLAHWYGGNVLTAPLFWKNNSGVEIEHDDVAAGLSNNDLSQTWNFSPQPADVNADGELDLLLASDFGTTVVMEGQGNGTFANITDREIITDENGMGSTLGDYDNDGDLDWFVTSIFDPNGEAEANWGVTGNRLYRNNSSAGELILEDVTTSAGVADGNWGWGACFADFNNDGFLDIFHVNGFGFIPDSATDTEFGLSMIENYKTATQEYFDSLPRLFINQGDGSFTEQAVQWGLLLPSEGRGITCLDYDRDGDMDVALLDHSRGLQFFSNQIGNGYGKRFLSVRLVGQAPNTEAIGARVKVSADVGGSFGQQTQMRMANANTNFNGQNPPDLHFGMGTANQADLIVTWPDGVSWQCDGVDTNRFMILDQRSLPASCSATP; encoded by the coding sequence ATGAAAGCAGGGACGTTGCTTGCCCGATATTCCATGGTGCCATGGGCCATCGTGGTGGTTCTGACACTCAGCGCCTGTGGCGGTAGCGGTGGCGGCTCCGCCGGGGCGGCGGCCACGCCTGCGGGCTCCGGTTCCACTCCGCCCCCTGAGCCTGTCGATCCGGTGGAGGACGATCCGGAAGTCACCCTCAACAGCTGGCTGCGCAGTGTCATTAACGAAAAGGGCCTGACCGGTGATCCTGCTGCTGCCCGTCAGGTGGCGCAGACCACCCCCGCAGAAGATCCCGCCGTCAAACTGGGGCAGTTGCTGTTCTTCTCTCATACCCTGTCCGGTGACCGAACCGTATCCTGTGCCACCTGTCACATGCCGGATTTTGGCGGTAGTGACGCCCTTTCCCTGGGGGTGGGGGTATCGCCTGTGGATGCCGCCCAGGTTGGCCCCGCCCGCCGGCTTGATGCGACCACGGATCTGGATCCCGCTGCCGACGGCAAACCCAATATGCACCGCAACAGTCAGACGGTGTTCAACGCGGCACTGTATGACCGCAGCCTGTCCTATGATGGCCGCGTCTTCGTGGTGGATCAGGCGGTCATGCCGGGGGGCAAGGGGCAGAGTATCCGTACCCCGGACACGGGCAATCTGACCGATGGCTCCGGCGCGGATGGTTTGCTGGAAGTGTTCTCCAAGTTTCCGCTGACCAACCACAATGAAATGCGGGGGTATCTGTTCAGTGCCCTGTCCGAGGACGAGTATCGCGAGCACCTGGTGGCCCGGCTCCGCGGCACGGTGGATACGGACCTGCTTTCTGATGATGGCAGCAGCAACTGGCTGGCACTTTTCCAGGCCGCGTTTGACCAGCCTGATGCCTCTGCCGAGCAGGTGATTACCCTGGTCAATGTGCAACGGGCCCTGGCGGCGTACATGTCCTCTATGAGCTTTGTGGACAGCCCCTGGAAGCGTTTTGTTCAGGGGGAGGAATCGGCAATTACCCTGAAGGCCAAGCAGGGCGCGCAATTGTTCTTTGCCGGCAAGGACGAAGGCGGCTTGGGCTGTGCGAGCTGTCACAGCGGGGATTTCTTTACCAATGAAAAATTCTATAACGTGGGTTTCCCGCAAATCGGCCGGGGCTTCCTGCGACCCGAGAAGGATGATATCGGTCGCTGGAACAGCACCCGCCTGGAAGCCGACAAGTATGCGTTCAGGGTACCCAGTCTGCTGAATGTGCAGGTGACCATGCCATACGGGCATGCCGGCACCTTCGATCAGCTGGAAGACGTGATCCGTTATCACGCCAACCCCCGTGTAGGGCTGGCGTTGTTCGACTTCGGCCTGCAGCAACTGGCCCAGTTCAAGGGGACAGAGAGTTACGATTACGCTGAAGGGCACAGTCAGGCGGTACAGGATGCAACCAGCTTCCTGCTGGCCGAACCTCTGCTGCCAGGACGGGATCTGGACGATGATGAGCTGGATCGTCTGGTTGTTTTCCTTCGTACGCTTAGTGATCCCTGTGTCAGGGACAATGTTTGCCGAAACCAGTGGCGGCCAACGGCGGAAGAGGATCCGGACGGGAACCTGCTGGTGGCCGGCGTGAATCCCACCTTCGATGGCGATACCCCGGTGGACCCGGATCCAGGAACGGGCGAGCCGCCGGTGGACCCGGCAGATTACCCGAAGACAGTGGCGTTGAATTTCACCGCACCCGCCCGGACAACCTTTGCGGAACTGGCAAGCTGCAACGAGCAGCCGGCCCCGTTTGTGGTGAATTCTGGCCTGCCGGTGTTTGTTGGCCGTCACTTGTTCGCGTTCGGTTTGTACGATGGATTGGGGCGTCCTTTGCATCCCCATGGTTTCAACCCTGAAACCTGGAACCTGGATAAAGTGTTCAGCATCGAGCCGGTGATGATTGCCGGAGGCGTAAGTGCGGGCTATCTGGACGATGACTGCTGGCTGGATCTGGCGTATGCCGGTGGGGAAGAATCCGGGATGGTCTTTTATCGCAATCGCGGCGGCCAACTGGGTTTTGATGCCATGGATCTGCTTGACGATGATCCGGGTGGGAAGTTTACCGGTACCGCCCTGGCAGATCTGAACGGTGATTACCGCCGGGAAATGTTGTTCGGTAATGTGCAAAGCCCGACGCTGCCGATCTATTCCAGTAATGATGCGGGTGGCTATTATTCGGTCGCCAAGGTGCCGATGAGCCGGAACACTTACGGCATCTCCTTCGCTGATGCCAATCATGACGGCTACCCGGAACTGTTTCTGGCTCACTGGTATGGCGGCAATGTGCTGACCGCGCCGTTGTTCTGGAAGAACAACAGTGGTGTGGAGATCGAGCATGATGATGTGGCGGCCGGGCTGTCCAATAACGATCTGAGTCAGACCTGGAATTTTTCCCCGCAACCGGCCGACGTGAATGCGGACGGTGAGCTGGATCTGTTGCTGGCGTCGGATTTTGGCACCACCGTGGTGATGGAAGGGCAGGGCAATGGCACCTTTGCCAATATCACCGATCGGGAGATCATCACCGATGAAAATGGCATGGGTTCCACGCTGGGCGATTATGACAACGATGGCGATCTGGACTGGTTTGTGACTTCCATCTTTGACCCCAACGGAGAGGCCGAAGCCAACTGGGGGGTGACGGGAAACCGTCTGTACCGCAATAACAGTTCGGCAGGTGAGTTGATTCTGGAAGATGTAACCACATCAGCCGGTGTGGCCGATGGAAACTGGGGGTGGGGCGCCTGTTTTGCCGATTTCAACAACGACGGTTTCCTGGATATTTTCCATGTGAACGGGTTCGGGTTTATCCCGGATTCTGCCACCGATACCGAATTCGGTCTGAGCATGATCGAAAACTACAAGACCGCCACCCAGGAATACTTCGATTCGCTGCCGCGTTTGTTCATCAACCAGGGAGACGGCAGTTTCACCGAGCAGGCTGTGCAGTGGGGGTTATTGCTGCCCAGCGAGGGGCGAGGCATTACCTGTCTGGATTACGACCGGGACGGTGACATGGATGTGGCACTGCTGGATCATTCCCGGGGGCTGCAGTTCTTCAGCAACCAGATTGGCAATGGCTACGGCAAGCGTTTCCTGTCTGTGCGTCTGGTGGGGCAGGCGCCAAACACCGAAGCCATTGGTGCCCGGGTGAAAGTGAGCGCCGATGTGGGCGGCAGCTTTGGTCAGCAGACGCAAATGCGGATGGCGAATGCCAACACAAACTTCAATGGCCAGAACCCGCCGGACCTGCATTTCGGCATGGGCACAGCGAATCAGGCTGACCTGATCGTGACCTGGCCCGATGGGGTGAGTTGGCAGTGCGATGGGGTGGATACCAACCGCTTCATGATCCTCGACCAGCGCAGCCTGCCGGCAAGCTGTTCGGCTACGCCGTAA